The genomic interval GACGGGTCACGCTCTTTGGCGGTCAAGAGTGGTTGCCTTGAGTGCGCGAGAAGGGAGGTCTGGAATGAAGCGAGGACTGTTGACGCCGTGGCTGCCTGCTTTGGTGTGGATGCTGTCGAGTGGCTGCTCTTCCCAGGGCCCCCATCAGCGTGAAAAGGCGGAGCGCGTCCCCGCGGCCGAGGGAGAGCGCGTGGCGTTTCCCGATTCCTTCACCGGGGCCGTCGAGCTGTCGGGGCCACTGGCCGCCGCGCTTGAGGTCGCCATGAACGAGTTCCTTCCTCCGGGGGCGAAGGTGAAGCCGCACGGAGGCGGCGAGGCCATCTCGGAGTGCTTGTCCAGGCGGAGCACGTACGACGTGCAGGCCATGGCCTACGGCGAGGGCCTCTTCTACGTGTCCTTCACTCCTCGCGTCGAGCGATGTGGTTTGTCCGACGAGCTTCTCGACGGTGGCGCGGAGTATGTCATTGACGGCAAGGGACGGGTCGTCCGGAGCCGTTAGTCCTGTCTTGGGGGGAGTACTTCAATGATTCGATGGATGTTGGTGATACTGGCTTGTGCTGGTGCGGTGGGCTGTGCCTCCAGTCGTGATGCGCTGAAGATTCGTGTCGTGGATGACCCCAAGGGGCCTGTCCGGTACGAAGGTCCGTTGGCGGGCCCTCATGACAGCATGGAGTCCCTCGCTGAGGTCGCGTGCGAGCGCATGCTGGAGCAGCCTGCCTCGTCTCACAACGGGCGCTCGTGGGGGTATTGTGCGGTCTTCTTCTCCGCTCCGGATGAAGAAGGCCGGGAGAAGTGGTTCGTGGGACACGTCGCCGCGCTCCAGGCGGGTGGAGAGGCCTCGGAGCGGTACTGTGTCCTGCCGATAGACCTCGTCGACCCGAGCCGTACGGAGATGCTCGCCTTGGGTGGTGCGTATGCGTCCCTTCCTGGCCGAAGGGATTGGCATCCCACGCTGTTCCTCAATGAGCGGACGGGCATGACGTGGGAGCGGGATGTGCTGGTCTTTTCGCTGGCTTCGCCTGACTCGTGCCGGGTCAGTAGCTATATCGGCTTCAGTCGGGTCGTCACCTCGCTTCGTCAAGACAGGTTCGTCCCTGTGGGCACGGTCTACAATGGTCGCGGCCGAGTCGAGCAGTTGGCCTCGGCGGACTGAGGTGAATGGCGAGCTCGGAGTCCCGTGAGCCGTGCCGCGCCGCGAGGGCTGGATGGGGGCGAGCCGCTGATGGGTGGATGGTTGGGTTCATCGCTGGCAAGCGGGCTGGTGTCCGCGCCCCTTTCTTCCCCGCCCATCCGAGGGGCGTGTGACTAGATTGCCAGCCGATGCCCCTCGTCTTCTTGCCCGACGTCGAGACGTTATTCCTGTGGGGCCATGAGCCACTTCCTCGCTCGCTCTTCGCGCTGAATGACCTGGGCACTCGTGCCTCGACCGTGCTCGTCACTCCCGACGGGCCGCGCGAGTGCCTGGGCCGAAGCTTGCCGCTCGCCGCCACGGTCGAACGGCTCGCGGTGGTGCCCGCTCCTGACGTTGAGATGCTGCCGGGCTCTCTTGCTACCTGGACGCTCGCCAGCAAGCTGGCGCTGGACCTGCTCGCGCGCGAGCGCGTGGTGCCCACGCTCCTCCGCGTCAAGGACCGCCTGGAGGCACGCTGGGCCGCGGCCCTCTCCGCCTCCGAGGACTCCATCCGCCTCGTCGCGCTTGCTCGGAGCATGCCCGCCGCCGCGCACGCCGTCCCCGTTCGACTCGGACGCTCTCCTACGGTCTGGGACTCGGAGGCCTTGCTGCGCGCGTTTCTCGATGCGACCGTCGATGCCTTCGTCCGTGCCGCTCGCGGTGGGCCCACGGCGCCCGTGCGTGCCTCTTCCCGTCGACCGGTGTCCTGGGACGAGCGCTGGCACGCGGCGCTCACGGGGGCGCACCGCGACTTTGTCCCCGAGGGCTTCGCCGAGCGCTCCGTCGTAGACGAGCTGACGCGATGGAGTGAGCCCGCGCTCGGCGCCAGGGACCGATTGCGCGCCTGCTTCCGGCTTGAGCTCCCCTCGGCGGACCGCGAGCCCTTCGTGCTGAGCTTCCATCTCCAGGCCCCCGATGACCCGAGCCTGCTCGTGTCCGCCTCCGACGTCTGGAAGACCCGCGGGCAACGACTGGAGAAGCTTGGCCGCGCCTTCCGCGCTCCCCAGGAGTCGTTGCTCGAGGCGCTCGGGCGCGCCGCTCGGCTCTTCGCGCCCATTGGCCTCGTGCTCGAGAGCCCTCGTCCACAGGCCCTCCTTCTCGAGCCCGAGGCCGCGTGGTCGTTCCTTTCCGAGGGTGGGCGAGCGCTCGCAGACGCGGGCTTCGGCGTCATCCTCCCCGGCGAGCTCACCGACACGGGCCGGCGTCGGCTGCGCTTGCGCATGCGCGTGGGAGCGAGCGCGAAGGCCGCTGGCGTTGTCGAGGGCTCCGCGGGCCTCGGGCTCGATTCACTGCTGCGCGTGGATTGGGACGCGGTCCTGGGCGACACGCCCCTGTCCTCCCGAGAACTCGCGCTGCTCGCCGAGCGCAAGGCGCCCCTGGTGCGATTCCGGGGGGAGTGGGTCGCGGTGGCTCCTCACGAACTCGACGCCATTCAGCGCCACCTGGCCGAGGGGCCCGGGCGCATGGCGGCCAGTGAGGCGGTGCGGGTGGCCCTGCTGGGTGAAATGCACCGCGGCTCGTTGCCAGTGACGGTCCAGGCCACTGGAGAACTGGAGGCGCGCCTGAGTCAGCTGCGCTCGGGAGGCACCACCGCGCAGGCCGCGCCCCGCGCCCTTCGCGCCACGCTGCGGCCCTATCAGTCGCGCGGGTTGCACTGGTTGGACACGTTGGCTTCGCTGGGGCTCGGCGCTTGCCTCGCCGACGACATGGGCTTGGGCAAGACGGTGCAGGTGCTGGCCTTCTTGCTGCGGCGGCTCGAGCGCGCGCCGCGCGAGTCCCGGCCCACGCTGCTGGTGGCGCCCACGTCCGTGGTGGGGAATTGGGAGCGTGAGGTGGCACGCTTCGCGCCGCTGTTGCGCCTGACGCCTCATTACGGCGCGGAGCGCGCCCGCACGGTGGGAGAGTTTCCCCGGGAGCCGGGCTCGCTCGTGCTCACCACCTATGGGCTGTTGCGCCGCGACGCGGAGCTGTTCGCTCGCGTGGACTGGGCCACCGTGGTGCTCGACGAGGCGCAGAACATCAAGAACGCGGCCTCGGCCACCGCGCGCGCGGCCCGGTCTCTGCGCGCCAGTGAGCGCTTCGCCCTCACCGGTACGCCGGTCGAGAATCGCCTCGCGGAGCTGTGGTCCATCCTCGAGTTCGCCAACCCCGGACTGCTCGGGCCCCTGGAGACCTTCCGGCGGGAGCTGGCGCTGCCCATCGAGCGGCACGGCAACCCGGAGGCGGCCCAGCGGCTGCGCCGCATCGTCGGCCCGTTCGTCCTTCGCCGCCTCAAGAGCGACCCGGCCATCATCGCGGACCTGCCCGCGAAGAACGAGATGAAGGTCGTGTGTACGCTCACTCGCGAGCAGGCTTCGCTCTACAAGGCGGTGGTGGACGAGGAGTTGCGGCGCATCGAGGAGTCCGCTGGCATCGAGCGGCGGGGTCGCGTGCTCGCGCTGCTGCTGTTCACCAAGCAGATTGCGAACCATCCCGCGCAGTACCTAGGTGAGTCGGGGCCTTTGCCGGGGCGCTCGGGGAAGCTGGCGCGCGTGACGGAGATGCTCGAGGAGGCGCTGGCGGCGGGGGACAAGGCGCTCGTCTTCACCCAGTTCCGGGAGATGGGGGACAAGCTGGTGGCGCATCTGTCGGAGCACCTGGGGCACGAGGTGTTGTTCCTGCACGGCGGCACGTCCCGCGCGGCGCGCGATGAGATGGTGCGACGCTTTCAGGAGGAGCCCCATGGACCGCGTGTCTTCGTGCTGTCCGTCAAGGCAGGCGGCACGGGGTTGAACCTGACGGCCGCGAACCATGTGTTCCATTACGACCGCTGGTGGAACCCCGCCGTCGAGGACCAGGCCACGGACCGCGCGTACCGCATCGGCCAGTGGCGCGCGGTGCAGGTCCACAAGTTCCTGTGCGCGGGCACCGTCGAGGAGAAGATAGATGCGCTGCTCGAGAGGAAGCGTCAGCTGGCGGAGCGCGTCGTGGGGACGGGGGAGAGCTGGGTGACGGAGCTGGATACGGCCGCGCTGCGGGAGCTGTTCTCGCTGTCTTCGGGGGCCGTCGTGGACGAGGACGAGGTGGCTCCGAGGCGGAAGCCCCGAGGTGGGGCGCGCAGGAAGGAGGTGGCCTCATGAGCCGCTGGGATGACTGGGGCTGGACGTCCACGCCGAAGCGGCCGCCGCCCGAGCACGGCATCAAGCTGAAGAAGGCGGGGGCTACGTGGTGGGGGCAGGCCTGGCTGGAGGCTCTCGAGCACGTGTTGGAGGGGGACTCGGGGCGGCTGGCTCGGGGACGGACCTATGCGCGGGCGGGGCGGACGCATGACCTGGTCGTGGGGGGAGGCAAGGTCACCGCGAAGGTGACGGGCTCTCGGCCTCGGCCCTATGTCATCTCGCTGAAGCTGGGGCAGTTTGGCGAGAAGGTCTGGGAGAAGGTTCTCGCGGGGATGGCTCGTCAGGCGCGGTACTCCGCGGAGCTCTTGGCGGGGAGGATGCCCCAGGACATCGACGCGGTGTTCCGCGCGGCGGGGGTGAGCTTGTTCCCTCGGAGCCGCGAGGACCTGACGACGAGCTGCTCGTGTCCGGACTGGGGAGACCCGTGCAAGCATGTTGCCGCGACGCACTATGTGCTGGGCGAGGCGCTGGACGGTGACCCGTTCCTGTTGTTCGAGCTGCGCGGCAAGACGAAGGAGCAGGTGCTGGGGGCCCTGCGGGCCGCGCGCGGGGGAGAGGCACGGCGCTCCGCGACGCGGCGCGAGGAGACGCGAGGGGCTCTTGCTCGGCCCGAGGTCGCCGGGGTTAAGCCGGGGAAGTTGACCGAGGCGAGCTATGACCAGCCGCGTGCGCCATTGCCTGTGCTGAGTTTCTCGTTCGATGCGCCGGTGGTGCATGGGGCGGTGCTGCGGCAGTTGGGGGCGCCGGGGTCGTGGGGAGGGCGGGACTCGCCAGGGGAGGTTCTCGCGCCGCACGTGCGCGCGGCGGCGGAGATGGCGCGACGTATCGCGCTTCAGGAGCCTGGGGAGGTGGCGGAGGACGCGGGGGTGGAGAGGACTCGGCGGCGCTCGAGGACGCGGGGCGGGCGTTGAGCTGGCTCTTCCTTCGTCGTGGTGGAGGGAGTGGGAGATGGACTCTCCGCTGATTCTCCTGGGTGACGCGGGAGGTGTCCTTCGTGAGTACCTTGGACGAGGGGATGCGGGGCACGACTGGCTGGTGTCTGGGATTGGACTTTCAAGCACCCCCGCGTGGCGGAGGCCTGAGAGGGGATTCGAGGTGAAAGGCCGAGTCCTGGCGCGGGGTTGGGGCTCTTTGACAGGTGAATAGGTGCTTGAATGGGAAATTGCGCTGGAGTTTCGATGGGTTGCGGGATGTGGGATTCAGAGTGGGGGCGGAGGGAGGCAGGACGGGTGGGGGTGCTTGAAAACAGGGGGGACAAGATGGCGGAATCGTTCGAGATTCCAGGGCGGCTCCGCCGCTCGCCGTGATGCCGGAAGGCGTTGAGCACCTGCTGCCCCTCGAGCGCTCCTCGTTCGAGTACAGCGCCCGCCGCTCGCCGTGATGCCGGAAGGCGTTGAGCACAACTTGGCGGACTCCAGCTCGCGCTGGACATACTCCGCCGCTCGCCGTGATGCCGGAAGGCGTTGAGCACAAGTTTTGCTCCTGAAAGTACCGCTCCCACTTTTCCCCCGCCGCTCGCCGTGATGCCGGAAGGCGTTGAGCACTACGGGCCTTCAACTGGCGAACCCCTTCGACCCTCCACGCCGCCGCTCGCCGTGATGCCGGAAGGCGTTGAGCACGAAATCATCTGACGGAACATGGTTTCTCCTTTGCCGCCGCTCGCCGTGATGCCGGAAGGCGTTGAGCACGTGATGGGGTTAGTCTGGCAGGCCATGGGCTCTCCTGTCCGCCGCTCGCCGTGATGCCGGAAGGCGTTGAGCACGCCGCCGTGAGAGTGATAATCCAGCCCAGCACCTCCGCCGCTCGCCGTGATGCCGGAAGGCGTTGAGCACCCGCTGAGTCGCACCTCAGTCGCTCCACCGCCATCGTCCGCCGCCGCTCGCCGTGATGCCGGAAGGCGTTGAGCACGCGCCACGCACGAATGCGCCGCTGGCCATTACCGTGATCCGCCGCTCGCCGTGATGCCGGAAGGCGTTGAGCACAGTATTGCTCATGGTTCGACCTCAAATACTGCAACCGCCGCTCGCCGTGATGCCGGAAGGCGTTGAGCACAAGTAGCGCCCGCTGGCGTTGTCCGGGGCGTAGCCGCCGCTCGCCGTGATGCCGGAAGGCGTTGAGCACTCATCCGCCCCCGACGCGAGGATGCGGGACGCAAGCCGCCGCTCGCCGTGATGCCGGAAGGCGTTGAGCACTCACCACGCACGGAGCGTCGACATGACCGCCCCTAGCCGCCGCTCGCCGTGATGCCGGAAGGCGTTGAGCACTTTGAGTTGAGATGCCCCTTCTCCGGAAGCCGTCCGGGCCGCCGCTCGCCGTGATGCCGGAAGGCGTTGAGCACGCTTGTTCATCCAAGCTGTTATCTTATTGAAGACCCGCCGCTCGCCGTGATGCCGGAAGGCGTTGAGCACATGTCTGGCCTGGGCTCGAAGTAGGTGAATAACTGGCCGCCGCTCGCCGTGATGCCGGAAGGCGTTGAGCACATGATTGGGCGTGATCCGATTCGGTGGACAGGTTGACTATGCCGCTGCCCGTTCGAACTC from Myxococcus stipitatus carries:
- a CDS encoding SWIM zinc finger family protein → MSRWDDWGWTSTPKRPPPEHGIKLKKAGATWWGQAWLEALEHVLEGDSGRLARGRTYARAGRTHDLVVGGGKVTAKVTGSRPRPYVISLKLGQFGEKVWEKVLAGMARQARYSAELLAGRMPQDIDAVFRAAGVSLFPRSREDLTTSCSCPDWGDPCKHVAATHYVLGEALDGDPFLLFELRGKTKEQVLGALRAARGGEARRSATRREETRGALARPEVAGVKPGKLTEASYDQPRAPLPVLSFSFDAPVVHGAVLRQLGAPGSWGGRDSPGEVLAPHVRAAAEMARRIALQEPGEVAEDAGVERTRRRSRTRGGR
- a CDS encoding DEAD/DEAH box helicase — its product is MPLVFLPDVETLFLWGHEPLPRSLFALNDLGTRASTVLVTPDGPRECLGRSLPLAATVERLAVVPAPDVEMLPGSLATWTLASKLALDLLARERVVPTLLRVKDRLEARWAAALSASEDSIRLVALARSMPAAAHAVPVRLGRSPTVWDSEALLRAFLDATVDAFVRAARGGPTAPVRASSRRPVSWDERWHAALTGAHRDFVPEGFAERSVVDELTRWSEPALGARDRLRACFRLELPSADREPFVLSFHLQAPDDPSLLVSASDVWKTRGQRLEKLGRAFRAPQESLLEALGRAARLFAPIGLVLESPRPQALLLEPEAAWSFLSEGGRALADAGFGVILPGELTDTGRRRLRLRMRVGASAKAAGVVEGSAGLGLDSLLRVDWDAVLGDTPLSSRELALLAERKAPLVRFRGEWVAVAPHELDAIQRHLAEGPGRMAASEAVRVALLGEMHRGSLPVTVQATGELEARLSQLRSGGTTAQAAPRALRATLRPYQSRGLHWLDTLASLGLGACLADDMGLGKTVQVLAFLLRRLERAPRESRPTLLVAPTSVVGNWEREVARFAPLLRLTPHYGAERARTVGEFPREPGSLVLTTYGLLRRDAELFARVDWATVVLDEAQNIKNAASATARAARSLRASERFALTGTPVENRLAELWSILEFANPGLLGPLETFRRELALPIERHGNPEAAQRLRRIVGPFVLRRLKSDPAIIADLPAKNEMKVVCTLTREQASLYKAVVDEELRRIEESAGIERRGRVLALLLFTKQIANHPAQYLGESGPLPGRSGKLARVTEMLEEALAAGDKALVFTQFREMGDKLVAHLSEHLGHEVLFLHGGTSRAARDEMVRRFQEEPHGPRVFVLSVKAGGTGLNLTAANHVFHYDRWWNPAVEDQATDRAYRIGQWRAVQVHKFLCAGTVEEKIDALLERKRQLAERVVGTGESWVTELDTAALRELFSLSSGAVVDEDEVAPRRKPRGGARRKEVAS